One segment of Enterobacter ludwigii DNA contains the following:
- a CDS encoding MFS transporter, whose protein sequence is MSTPILPQAEPRRWAMFVILLVGAFLPPLDFFIVNVALPAIQDELSASSSAEQLVISSYAAVYAVTLITGGRLGDIYGRGKMFFIGLIGFAAASLLCGLAWSPWVLISGRVLQGATAAIMAPQALASVQAIFPEAEKPFALSIYGAVFGLASVIGQVVGGILISADLFHLGWRAIFLVNLPVALLVILFGLPLLKETRAPSAQRLDPVGMLLATATLSALIVPLIEGREAGWPWWTWLSFLAVPLLASLLWRYERRLSQNGGSPLLDPVVLRAPGLGQGLAIVLLFYSIGAFFLLFSVYLQDALQLNALTAGLLFLPFGVGFLIGPLLTPYLRRFVGNYLSAIGMGCETLGLAGLAGLIAHTMTGSAPSMLPLAVLLFITGLGQGLAMPTLVRMVTGRVAPAFSGMIAGVTSSTLQISTALSVAVIGGIFYSMLDTGRSGANITHAFIVALLAMAICLATGAALSIRLIRQASGLFSAASGASIK, encoded by the coding sequence ATGTCGACCCCTATCCTCCCGCAAGCCGAGCCGCGTCGCTGGGCAATGTTTGTCATCCTGCTGGTTGGCGCATTTTTGCCCCCGCTCGATTTTTTTATCGTCAATGTTGCGCTGCCTGCTATTCAGGACGAGCTGAGCGCCTCTTCCTCTGCTGAACAGCTGGTCATTTCGTCCTATGCAGCCGTGTATGCCGTAACCTTAATTACCGGCGGCCGTCTGGGTGATATTTATGGTCGTGGGAAGATGTTTTTTATAGGGCTTATCGGTTTTGCGGCGGCATCGCTGCTGTGCGGTTTAGCCTGGTCACCATGGGTACTGATTAGTGGACGCGTGTTACAGGGTGCTACGGCCGCGATTATGGCGCCTCAGGCACTGGCTTCCGTACAGGCCATTTTTCCGGAAGCGGAAAAACCGTTCGCGTTGAGTATCTATGGCGCTGTATTTGGCCTCGCCTCGGTTATCGGGCAGGTAGTGGGCGGTATCCTGATCTCAGCGGATCTGTTTCACCTGGGATGGCGCGCTATTTTTCTCGTTAACTTGCCGGTGGCGCTGCTGGTCATTCTCTTCGGGTTGCCACTGCTGAAAGAGACGCGTGCGCCATCCGCACAACGACTGGACCCGGTCGGCATGTTACTGGCGACCGCCACGTTGAGTGCGCTGATTGTGCCGTTAATTGAAGGCCGTGAAGCGGGATGGCCCTGGTGGACATGGCTGTCATTTCTGGCTGTCCCGCTGCTGGCGTCGCTGTTATGGCGTTATGAGCGTCGCCTTAGCCAGAACGGCGGTTCGCCTCTGCTTGATCCGGTCGTGTTACGCGCACCGGGGCTGGGCCAGGGGCTGGCGATCGTTTTGCTGTTTTATTCTATCGGGGCCTTCTTTCTTTTGTTCTCCGTTTATCTACAAGATGCGTTGCAGTTAAACGCCCTGACTGCGGGCCTGCTTTTTCTGCCTTTTGGCGTGGGTTTTCTGATCGGTCCGTTGCTAACACCTTATCTGAGGCGTTTTGTCGGCAATTACCTGAGCGCAATCGGGATGGGATGCGAGACGTTGGGGTTAGCAGGCCTGGCAGGGTTGATTGCCCATACCATGACGGGTAGCGCACCGTCCATGCTGCCACTCGCCGTATTGCTTTTTATCACCGGCCTCGGCCAGGGACTGGCGATGCCGACGCTGGTCCGGATGGTGACAGGCCGCGTTGCACCGGCGTTTTCAGGCATGATTGCCGGAGTAACCAGCTCGACACTCCAAATCAGCACTGCGCTGAGCGTCGCCGTCATCGGTGGCATTTTTTACAGCATGCTGGACACCGGCAGAAGCGGTGCAAATATTACGCATGCCTTTATCGTCGCCCTTCTGGCGATGGCGATATGCCTGGCCACGGGTGCCGCGCTAAGCATCCGGCTTATCCGGCAGGCCTCCGGTTTATTTTCTGCTGCGAGCGGCGCCTCTATCAAGTAA